A window of Streptomyces sp. DG1A-41 contains these coding sequences:
- a CDS encoding PadR family transcriptional regulator yields MLELAILGFLAEGPLPGHELRRRVSRLTGYTRPVSDGSLYPAISRLAEAGLLERRADPAAGAGRYELTLTEAGRDDLLKRLRAPADHEITDFTRFFTVLAFLSHLPDAAERHAVLRRRLEFLETPASFFYDGDEPLRAEEVADPYRRGMLLTARAVSRAERAWLREALGESAPENP; encoded by the coding sequence ATGCTGGAACTCGCGATCCTGGGCTTCCTGGCCGAGGGCCCCCTTCCCGGGCACGAGCTGCGCCGCCGCGTCTCGCGACTGACCGGGTACACGCGGCCGGTCAGCGACGGCAGCCTGTATCCGGCGATCAGCCGGCTCGCCGAGGCGGGCCTGCTGGAGCGGCGGGCCGACCCGGCGGCGGGCGCCGGCCGTTACGAACTGACCCTGACCGAGGCCGGGCGCGACGATCTGCTGAAGCGGCTGCGCGCGCCGGCCGACCACGAGATCACCGACTTCACACGCTTCTTCACCGTCCTGGCGTTCCTCTCCCACCTGCCCGACGCGGCGGAGCGGCACGCGGTGCTGCGCAGGCGGCTGGAGTTCCTGGAGACGCCGGCGAGTTTCTTCTACGACGGCGACGAGCCGCTGCGCGCCGAGGAGGTCGCCGACCCCTATCGGCGGGGCATGCTGCTCACCGCCCGCGCCGTCAGCAGAGCCGAACGCGCCTGGCTCCGCGAGGCCCTGGGCGAGTCGGCACCCGAGAACCCCTGA
- a CDS encoding NADPH:quinone reductase, translated as MLASWYDEQGPAAGVLRVGELPDPQPGPGEVRVRVTVSGVNPGDTKKRRGWLGSSMPYPRVIPHSDAAGVVDAVGEGVEKRRVGQRVWVYGAQSYRPFGTAAQYTVVPAALAVPLPGHVGDELGACLGISGITAHRAVFADGPVDGQLVLVHGVLGGVGSLAAQLARWGGATVLATVRRGEDLERVDPAVVSHAVALDSAAPAAEIRAYAPEGVHRVVEVSLSDNAALDDAVVANGAVVAAYATRADRTDIPFWTLLFNNVTLRLVGSDDLPAAARRQAVRDLTSAAAVGALAVEVGARHELADIAKAHDRVDAGDRGRVLVTVPR; from the coding sequence ATGCTCGCGTCCTGGTACGACGAACAGGGCCCCGCCGCCGGCGTCCTGCGCGTCGGCGAACTGCCCGACCCCCAGCCCGGCCCCGGCGAGGTCCGGGTCCGCGTGACCGTGTCCGGGGTGAATCCCGGAGACACCAAGAAGCGGCGCGGCTGGCTCGGCTCGTCGATGCCGTACCCGCGGGTGATCCCGCACAGCGACGCGGCGGGAGTCGTCGACGCCGTGGGCGAGGGAGTCGAGAAGCGCCGGGTGGGGCAGCGGGTGTGGGTGTACGGCGCCCAGTCCTACCGGCCGTTCGGCACCGCCGCCCAGTACACCGTCGTGCCCGCAGCCCTGGCGGTCCCGCTGCCCGGCCACGTCGGTGACGAGCTGGGCGCGTGCCTCGGCATCTCCGGCATCACCGCCCACCGCGCGGTGTTCGCGGACGGCCCGGTCGACGGACAGCTCGTGCTCGTGCACGGCGTCCTCGGCGGGGTCGGGTCCCTGGCCGCGCAGCTCGCCCGCTGGGGCGGGGCGACCGTGCTCGCCACCGTCCGGCGCGGCGAGGATCTCGAACGCGTCGACCCGGCTGTCGTGTCCCACGCCGTCGCCCTGGATTCAGCGGCCCCGGCGGCGGAGATCCGCGCGTACGCGCCCGAGGGAGTGCACCGGGTCGTCGAGGTGTCCCTGTCCGACAACGCCGCCCTGGACGACGCCGTCGTCGCGAACGGCGCCGTCGTCGCTGCCTACGCCACCCGCGCCGACCGTACCGACATCCCCTTCTGGACGCTGCTGTTCAACAACGTCACCCTCCGCCTGGTCGGCAGCGACGACCTCCCCGCAGCGGCCAGGCGGCAGGCGGTGCGCGACCTCACCTCCGCGGCCGCCGTGGGTGCGCTGGCCGTCGAGGTCGGCGCGCGGCACGAGCTGGCGGACATCGCCAAGGCCCATGACCGCGTGGACGCGGGCGATCGGGGCCGCGTCCTGGTCACCGTCCCGCGGTGA